In one window of Vulpes vulpes isolate BD-2025 chromosome 1, VulVul3, whole genome shotgun sequence DNA:
- the DMKN gene encoding dermokine isoform X2: MKSRGSLACLLLALCLGSGEAGPLLRGGENAGVGAGEALGHGVGDAIGQGVGNAISQGVEEAAGQGAGEAAGPAARDAVGRGIGEAARALGNTGGEAGRQVENVIRHGANAVHGSWQRVPGSDGAWGTNGQPPSGGHGIFGSQGGSGGHGQGNPGGPGTPWGQGYPGGSDGSFGNHPQGGSWGQGDSFPSGTNAQGTVVQPGYGSVRGSNSHSECTNPPPSGSGGSSGHSGGGSGGGSGGSSGGGSSSSGGSSGGGSSSGGGSSSGGGSSGSGSSSSSGSSSGGSGGSSYGPSWDRPLENSRNFDQSGYSGSQGHNTPQGHNTGSSWGSSSGSGSGNKPGCDSPGNDVRISGGSGGQGFGGGQGGPGSSGDIREISKEGGHLVGGPQDNSQNSQTSAGLFNFDTFWKNFKSKLGFINWDAINKGQVPRPSTRALLYFSRLWEDFKHNTPFLNWKEIIEGADATSLQKRSGGASQSGAGWQEVAAVTSKNPYNQQAYPTPAGGQYSAKIPSKGGVTPSSSASRVRPGLLQWVKFW; encoded by the exons ATGAAGTCAAGGGGCTCCCTGGCCTGCCTCCTGCTGGCCCTGTGCCTGGGCAGTGGGGAGGCTGGCCCACTGCTGAGAGGAGGGGAGAACGCCGGAGTGGGTgctggggaggccctgggacACGGGGTGGGAGATGCCATCGGACAGGGGGTGGGAAATGCCATTAGCCAAGGAGTCGAAGAGGCTGCCGGCCAAGGGGCTGGAGAGGCGGCCGGCCCTGCAGCCCGGGACGCCGTGGGCCGTGGCATCGGGGAAGCGGCCCGTGCCCTTGGAAACACCGGGGGTGAGGCTGGCAGACAGGTGGAGAACGTCATTCGACATGGGGCCAATGCTGTCCACGGCTCCTGGCAGAGGGTGCCCGGCAGCGACGGTGCTTGG GGAACCAACGGCCAGCCTCCATCTGGAGGCCACGGCATCTTTGGCTCCCAGGGTGGCTCTGGAGGCCACGGCCAGGGCAATCCTGGAGGTCCAGGGACCCCCTGGGGCCAGGGATATCCTGGAGGCTCAGATGGCAGCTTTGGAAACCACCCTCAGGGAGGCTCCTGGGGCCAGGGAGACTCTTTCCCTTCGGGGACCAACGCTCAG GGGACTGTGGTCCAGCCTGGGTACGGCTCAGTGAGAGGCAGCAACTCGCACTCGGAG TGCACTAACCCCCCGCCATCCGGCTCGGGAGGCAGCTCCGGCCACTCTGGG gGAGGCAGTGGCggtggcagtggtggcagcagcggcggtggcagcagcagcagtggcggcagcagcggcggtggcagcagcagcggcggtggcagcagcagcggcggtGGCAGCAGcggcagtggcagcagcagcagcagtggcagcagcagcggTGGCAGCGGTGGCAGCAGTTACGGGCCCAGCTGG GACCGTCCCTTAGAAAATTCTAGGAATTTTGATCAGAGCGGCTACTCAGGCTCCCAG GGACACAATACCCCACAGGGACACAATACCGGCTCTTCCTGGGGGAGCAGTAGCGGAAGTGGCAGTGGAAATAAACCCGGG TGTGACAGCCCAGGGAATGACGTCCGCATATCCGGAGGATCTGGGGGTCAG GGCTTCggaggaggacagggaggtcCTGGCAGCTCTGGTGACATCAGG GAAATAAGCAAAGAGGGTGGTCACCTCGTTGGGGGCCCCCAAGACAATTCTCAG AACTCTCAGACGTCTGCTGGGCTCTTCAACTTCGACACTTTCTGGAAG aatTTTAAATCCAAGCTGGGTTTCATTAACTGGGATGCCATAAACAAG GGCCAAGTCCCACGCCCCAGCACACGCGCCCTGCTCTACTTCAGCCGGCTCTGGGAG gATTTCAAACACAACACCCCTTTCCTGAACTGGAAAGAAATTATTGAG GGGGCTGATGCGACTTCGCTCCAGAAGAGGTCAGGCGGTGCCAGTCAG TCTGGCGCAGGATGGCAGGAGGTGGCGGCCGTGACTTCCAAG AACCCCTATAACCAGCAGGCATACCCTACTCCCGCTGGCGGGCAGTACTCAGCCAAGATCCCCTCTAAG GGGGGAGTCACGCCTTCCTCCTCG GCTTCCCGGGTGCGGCCTGGCCTGCTGCAGTGGGTGAAGTTCTGGTAG
- the DMKN gene encoding dermokine isoform X1 translates to MKSRGSLACLLLALCLGSGEAGPLLRGGENAGVGAGEALGHGVGDAIGQGVGNAISQGVEEAAGQGAGEAAGPAARDAVGRGIGEAARALGNTGGEAGRQVENVIRHGANAVHGSWQRVPGSDGAWGTNGQPPSGGHGIFGSQGGSGGHGQGNPGGPGTPWGQGYPGGSDGSFGNHPQGGSWGQGDSFPSGTNAQGTVVQPGYGSVRGSNSHSECTNPPPSGSGGSSGHSGGGSGGGSGGSSGGGSSSSGGSSGGGSSSGGGSSSGGGSSGSGSSSSSGSSSGGSGGSSYGPSWDRPLENSRNFDQSGYSGSQGHNTPQGHNTGSSWGSSSGSGSGNKPGCDSPGNDVRISGGSGGQGFGGGQGGPGSSGDIREISKEGGHLVGGPQDNSQWHGSSGGGEAVSGINTLNSQTSAGLFNFDTFWKNFKSKLGFINWDAINKGQVPRPSTRALLYFSRLWEDFKHNTPFLNWKEIIEGADATSLQKRSGGASQSGAGWQEVAAVTSKNPYNQQAYPTPAGGQYSAKIPSKGGVTPSSSASRVRPGLLQWVKFW, encoded by the exons ATGAAGTCAAGGGGCTCCCTGGCCTGCCTCCTGCTGGCCCTGTGCCTGGGCAGTGGGGAGGCTGGCCCACTGCTGAGAGGAGGGGAGAACGCCGGAGTGGGTgctggggaggccctgggacACGGGGTGGGAGATGCCATCGGACAGGGGGTGGGAAATGCCATTAGCCAAGGAGTCGAAGAGGCTGCCGGCCAAGGGGCTGGAGAGGCGGCCGGCCCTGCAGCCCGGGACGCCGTGGGCCGTGGCATCGGGGAAGCGGCCCGTGCCCTTGGAAACACCGGGGGTGAGGCTGGCAGACAGGTGGAGAACGTCATTCGACATGGGGCCAATGCTGTCCACGGCTCCTGGCAGAGGGTGCCCGGCAGCGACGGTGCTTGG GGAACCAACGGCCAGCCTCCATCTGGAGGCCACGGCATCTTTGGCTCCCAGGGTGGCTCTGGAGGCCACGGCCAGGGCAATCCTGGAGGTCCAGGGACCCCCTGGGGCCAGGGATATCCTGGAGGCTCAGATGGCAGCTTTGGAAACCACCCTCAGGGAGGCTCCTGGGGCCAGGGAGACTCTTTCCCTTCGGGGACCAACGCTCAG GGGACTGTGGTCCAGCCTGGGTACGGCTCAGTGAGAGGCAGCAACTCGCACTCGGAG TGCACTAACCCCCCGCCATCCGGCTCGGGAGGCAGCTCCGGCCACTCTGGG gGAGGCAGTGGCggtggcagtggtggcagcagcggcggtggcagcagcagcagtggcggcagcagcggcggtggcagcagcagcggcggtggcagcagcagcggcggtGGCAGCAGcggcagtggcagcagcagcagcagtggcagcagcagcggTGGCAGCGGTGGCAGCAGTTACGGGCCCAGCTGG GACCGTCCCTTAGAAAATTCTAGGAATTTTGATCAGAGCGGCTACTCAGGCTCCCAG GGACACAATACCCCACAGGGACACAATACCGGCTCTTCCTGGGGGAGCAGTAGCGGAAGTGGCAGTGGAAATAAACCCGGG TGTGACAGCCCAGGGAATGACGTCCGCATATCCGGAGGATCTGGGGGTCAG GGCTTCggaggaggacagggaggtcCTGGCAGCTCTGGTGACATCAGG GAAATAAGCAAAGAGGGTGGTCACCTCGTTGGGGGCCCCCAAGACAATTCTCAG TGGCACGGGTCCAGTGGAGGAGGTGAAGCTGTCAGTGGGATCAATACCTTG AACTCTCAGACGTCTGCTGGGCTCTTCAACTTCGACACTTTCTGGAAG aatTTTAAATCCAAGCTGGGTTTCATTAACTGGGATGCCATAAACAAG GGCCAAGTCCCACGCCCCAGCACACGCGCCCTGCTCTACTTCAGCCGGCTCTGGGAG gATTTCAAACACAACACCCCTTTCCTGAACTGGAAAGAAATTATTGAG GGGGCTGATGCGACTTCGCTCCAGAAGAGGTCAGGCGGTGCCAGTCAG TCTGGCGCAGGATGGCAGGAGGTGGCGGCCGTGACTTCCAAG AACCCCTATAACCAGCAGGCATACCCTACTCCCGCTGGCGGGCAGTACTCAGCCAAGATCCCCTCTAAG GGGGGAGTCACGCCTTCCTCCTCG GCTTCCCGGGTGCGGCCTGGCCTGCTGCAGTGGGTGAAGTTCTGGTAG
- the DMKN gene encoding dermokine isoform X4: protein MKSRGSLACLLLALCLGSGEAGPLLRGGENAGVGAGEALGHGVGDAIGQGVGNAISQGVEEAAGQGAGEAAGPAARDAVGRGIGEAARALGNTGGEAGRQVENVIRHGANAVHGSWQRVPGSDGAWGTNGQPPSGGHGIFGSQGGSGGHGQGNPGGPGTPWGQGYPGGSDGSFGNHPQGGSWGQGDSFPSGTNAQGTVVQPGYGSVRGSNSHSECTNPPPSGSGGSSGHSGGGSGGGSGGSSGGGSSSSGGSSGGGSSSGGGSSSGGGSSGSGSSSSSGSSSGGSGGSSYGPSWDRPLENSRNFDQSGYSGSQGHNTPQGHNTGSSWGSSSGSGSGNKPGCDSPGNDVRISGGSGGQGFGGGQGGPGSSGDIREISKEGGHLVGGPQDNSQNSQTSAGLFNFDTFWKNFKSKLGFINWDAINKDQRSFRTP, encoded by the exons ATGAAGTCAAGGGGCTCCCTGGCCTGCCTCCTGCTGGCCCTGTGCCTGGGCAGTGGGGAGGCTGGCCCACTGCTGAGAGGAGGGGAGAACGCCGGAGTGGGTgctggggaggccctgggacACGGGGTGGGAGATGCCATCGGACAGGGGGTGGGAAATGCCATTAGCCAAGGAGTCGAAGAGGCTGCCGGCCAAGGGGCTGGAGAGGCGGCCGGCCCTGCAGCCCGGGACGCCGTGGGCCGTGGCATCGGGGAAGCGGCCCGTGCCCTTGGAAACACCGGGGGTGAGGCTGGCAGACAGGTGGAGAACGTCATTCGACATGGGGCCAATGCTGTCCACGGCTCCTGGCAGAGGGTGCCCGGCAGCGACGGTGCTTGG GGAACCAACGGCCAGCCTCCATCTGGAGGCCACGGCATCTTTGGCTCCCAGGGTGGCTCTGGAGGCCACGGCCAGGGCAATCCTGGAGGTCCAGGGACCCCCTGGGGCCAGGGATATCCTGGAGGCTCAGATGGCAGCTTTGGAAACCACCCTCAGGGAGGCTCCTGGGGCCAGGGAGACTCTTTCCCTTCGGGGACCAACGCTCAG GGGACTGTGGTCCAGCCTGGGTACGGCTCAGTGAGAGGCAGCAACTCGCACTCGGAG TGCACTAACCCCCCGCCATCCGGCTCGGGAGGCAGCTCCGGCCACTCTGGG gGAGGCAGTGGCggtggcagtggtggcagcagcggcggtggcagcagcagcagtggcggcagcagcggcggtggcagcagcagcggcggtggcagcagcagcggcggtGGCAGCAGcggcagtggcagcagcagcagcagtggcagcagcagcggTGGCAGCGGTGGCAGCAGTTACGGGCCCAGCTGG GACCGTCCCTTAGAAAATTCTAGGAATTTTGATCAGAGCGGCTACTCAGGCTCCCAG GGACACAATACCCCACAGGGACACAATACCGGCTCTTCCTGGGGGAGCAGTAGCGGAAGTGGCAGTGGAAATAAACCCGGG TGTGACAGCCCAGGGAATGACGTCCGCATATCCGGAGGATCTGGGGGTCAG GGCTTCggaggaggacagggaggtcCTGGCAGCTCTGGTGACATCAGG GAAATAAGCAAAGAGGGTGGTCACCTCGTTGGGGGCCCCCAAGACAATTCTCAG AACTCTCAGACGTCTGCTGGGCTCTTCAACTTCGACACTTTCTGGAAG aatTTTAAATCCAAGCTGGGTTTCATTAACTGGGATGCCATAAACAAG GACCAGAGGAGCTTTCGCACCCCGTGA
- the DMKN gene encoding dermokine isoform X3, whose protein sequence is MKSRGSLACLLLALCLGSGEAGPLLRGGENAGVGAGEALGHGVGDAIGQGVGNAISQGVEEAAGQGAGEAAGPAARDAVGRGIGEAARALGNTGGEAGRQVENVIRHGANAVHGSWQRVPGSDGAWGTNGQPPSGGHGIFGSQGGSGGHGQGNPGGPGTPWGQGYPGGSDGSFGNHPQGGSWGQGDSFPSGTNAQGTVVQPGYGSVRGSNSHSECTNPPPSGSGGSSGHSGGGSGGGSGGSSGGGSSSSGGSSGGGSSSGGGSSSGGGSSGSGSSSSSGSSSGGSGGSSYGPSWDRPLENSRNFDQSGYSGSQGHNTPQGHNTGSSWGSSSGSGSGNKPGCDSPGNDVRISGGSGGQGFGGGQGGPGSSGDIREISKEGGHLVGGPQDNSQWHGSSGGGEAVSGINTLNSQTSAGLFNFDTFWKNFKSKLGFINWDAINKDQRSFRTP, encoded by the exons ATGAAGTCAAGGGGCTCCCTGGCCTGCCTCCTGCTGGCCCTGTGCCTGGGCAGTGGGGAGGCTGGCCCACTGCTGAGAGGAGGGGAGAACGCCGGAGTGGGTgctggggaggccctgggacACGGGGTGGGAGATGCCATCGGACAGGGGGTGGGAAATGCCATTAGCCAAGGAGTCGAAGAGGCTGCCGGCCAAGGGGCTGGAGAGGCGGCCGGCCCTGCAGCCCGGGACGCCGTGGGCCGTGGCATCGGGGAAGCGGCCCGTGCCCTTGGAAACACCGGGGGTGAGGCTGGCAGACAGGTGGAGAACGTCATTCGACATGGGGCCAATGCTGTCCACGGCTCCTGGCAGAGGGTGCCCGGCAGCGACGGTGCTTGG GGAACCAACGGCCAGCCTCCATCTGGAGGCCACGGCATCTTTGGCTCCCAGGGTGGCTCTGGAGGCCACGGCCAGGGCAATCCTGGAGGTCCAGGGACCCCCTGGGGCCAGGGATATCCTGGAGGCTCAGATGGCAGCTTTGGAAACCACCCTCAGGGAGGCTCCTGGGGCCAGGGAGACTCTTTCCCTTCGGGGACCAACGCTCAG GGGACTGTGGTCCAGCCTGGGTACGGCTCAGTGAGAGGCAGCAACTCGCACTCGGAG TGCACTAACCCCCCGCCATCCGGCTCGGGAGGCAGCTCCGGCCACTCTGGG gGAGGCAGTGGCggtggcagtggtggcagcagcggcggtggcagcagcagcagtggcggcagcagcggcggtggcagcagcagcggcggtggcagcagcagcggcggtGGCAGCAGcggcagtggcagcagcagcagcagtggcagcagcagcggTGGCAGCGGTGGCAGCAGTTACGGGCCCAGCTGG GACCGTCCCTTAGAAAATTCTAGGAATTTTGATCAGAGCGGCTACTCAGGCTCCCAG GGACACAATACCCCACAGGGACACAATACCGGCTCTTCCTGGGGGAGCAGTAGCGGAAGTGGCAGTGGAAATAAACCCGGG TGTGACAGCCCAGGGAATGACGTCCGCATATCCGGAGGATCTGGGGGTCAG GGCTTCggaggaggacagggaggtcCTGGCAGCTCTGGTGACATCAGG GAAATAAGCAAAGAGGGTGGTCACCTCGTTGGGGGCCCCCAAGACAATTCTCAG TGGCACGGGTCCAGTGGAGGAGGTGAAGCTGTCAGTGGGATCAATACCTTG AACTCTCAGACGTCTGCTGGGCTCTTCAACTTCGACACTTTCTGGAAG aatTTTAAATCCAAGCTGGGTTTCATTAACTGGGATGCCATAAACAAG GACCAGAGGAGCTTTCGCACCCCGTGA